The Methylomonas montana genome has a window encoding:
- a CDS encoding efflux RND transporter periplasmic adaptor subunit, with protein sequence MKKCWFGLLLMQTLTAFAQDKQIHISQEQIDNLDIKVAALSASRQIPLFYAPGKVVVPADHEVLISSSQPGLVTQLPANIGDKIRKGQLLAQLNSPELVGLQQAFLIANSELNLSGLERRRDQKLLQEGVIAERRWQETQMLHGSKSAKADEARQLLLLAGMSAAEIKNLGQTRKLDNRLNIRASIDGVVLERLTSLGARLDVQAPLYRVADLSELWLEINIPQERLSNIHVGDSVRLEDSEISARISLLGQSVNRENQTVLARAVIDGSAEDLRVGQNVNVQIMQNSAQTGFIVPNTAIAQNEGHAYVFVRNPDGFAVTEVTVTGKQEADSLISGPLSASEQIAIKGAVALKATWLGLGGDE encoded by the coding sequence ATGAAAAAGTGCTGGTTTGGTTTGTTGTTGATGCAGACGCTAACCGCATTTGCCCAGGATAAGCAGATCCATATTTCCCAAGAGCAAATCGACAATCTGGACATCAAGGTTGCCGCGCTCAGTGCCAGTCGGCAAATTCCGTTGTTTTACGCGCCGGGAAAAGTGGTGGTACCCGCCGATCACGAAGTGTTGATCAGCAGTAGCCAACCGGGTTTGGTCACCCAGTTGCCGGCCAATATTGGTGACAAAATACGCAAGGGTCAGCTATTGGCACAGTTGAATAGCCCGGAACTGGTTGGCTTACAACAAGCCTTTTTAATAGCCAATAGCGAACTGAATTTATCCGGATTGGAACGGCGCCGCGATCAAAAACTATTGCAGGAAGGCGTGATCGCCGAGCGGCGCTGGCAGGAAACCCAGATGCTGCACGGCAGCAAATCGGCCAAGGCTGATGAAGCCCGGCAATTGCTGCTGTTGGCCGGCATGTCGGCCGCCGAGATTAAAAACTTGGGGCAAACCCGCAAACTCGACAACCGCTTGAATATCCGCGCGTCTATCGACGGCGTGGTACTGGAACGTCTGACCAGTCTGGGCGCGCGCCTGGATGTGCAGGCGCCACTGTACCGGGTTGCCGATTTGTCCGAACTTTGGCTGGAAATCAACATTCCTCAGGAACGCTTGAGCAATATTCATGTCGGCGATTCGGTGCGGCTGGAAGACAGCGAAATCAGCGCGCGGATCAGCCTGTTGGGGCAAAGCGTCAACCGCGAGAACCAGACGGTATTGGCTAGAGCCGTGATCGACGGTAGCGCCGAAGACCTGCGGGTTGGGCAGAACGTCAACGTGCAGATCATGCAAAACAGCGCACAGACCGGCTTTATCGTCCCTAATACCGCGATTGCCCAGAACGAAGGCCATGCCTATGTTTTTGTGCGTAACCCGGACGGTTTCGCGGTGACCGAAGTCACGGTCACCGGCAAACAGGAAGCCGATTCGCTGATTAGCGGCCCCTTATCCGCTAGCGAGCAAATCGCCATAAAAGGCGCGGTGGCCTTAAAAGCTACTTGGCTGGGTCTTGGCGGTGACGAGTAA
- a CDS encoding TolC family protein, producing the protein MNGYRHIKYGLPVLLLATAPCLAEPNDGGRLPAINANQGTEKLMVEHLDPIETDPSLSLPQLVDLTLEKYPDRLINEALTQEADALAERSDAWVAGSTALQLGYMDDRIADDLGSREASAQVEITTWKWGQREAGQAVAERASLSAQKQSAAVKLEVTRLVREALWNMEIANIGLQQAQNALSISEQLMKKVERRVELGDLPRADLLLAKGEYLQNRALVTQAEAEVMHSRKAYASLTTLSRVPGNYQEKQSGLTEVTTNHPMLEAINAVIERKQAEVQWTKTTDPVNQPKLSLGAKSQRDGRSGQDIESVGVGVVMLFGGEAYNAPEIAKVNLELNNAKATREHLYRQLEKNLHEAEHALEVTKAELAIANELKQIAETHLKMTEISFSAGEINLLDLLKIQARSLEAIRNAKLQEAKLQRNIAFYNQAVGVQP; encoded by the coding sequence ATGAACGGATACCGTCATATTAAATACGGTTTACCTGTTTTATTGTTGGCAACGGCGCCCTGCCTTGCCGAACCGAACGACGGCGGGCGCTTACCCGCGATTAACGCAAATCAGGGTACGGAAAAGCTGATGGTCGAACATCTGGATCCGATCGAAACCGATCCCTCGTTGAGTTTGCCGCAGTTAGTCGATTTGACCTTGGAAAAATACCCGGATCGTTTGATCAACGAAGCGTTGACTCAAGAAGCCGATGCCTTGGCCGAGCGTAGCGACGCCTGGGTGGCGGGTTCGACCGCATTGCAACTGGGGTATATGGACGACCGGATTGCCGACGACCTCGGTTCCCGCGAAGCCTCGGCCCAAGTCGAGATTACCACTTGGAAATGGGGCCAGCGCGAGGCCGGACAGGCGGTAGCCGAGCGCGCCAGTCTATCCGCGCAGAAACAATCGGCGGCGGTCAAGTTGGAGGTGACGCGCTTGGTTAGAGAAGCGTTATGGAATATGGAAATCGCCAACATTGGCTTGCAGCAGGCGCAAAACGCCCTATCCATTTCCGAACAGCTGATGAAAAAAGTCGAACGCCGCGTCGAGTTGGGCGACTTGCCGCGTGCCGATTTATTGTTGGCCAAGGGCGAATATCTGCAAAACCGGGCGCTGGTGACTCAGGCCGAAGCGGAAGTAATGCATAGCCGAAAAGCCTATGCCAGTCTGACCACCTTATCGCGCGTGCCAGGCAATTATCAGGAAAAACAAAGCGGCCTTACCGAAGTGACCACTAATCACCCGATGCTGGAAGCAATTAATGCCGTCATCGAGCGCAAACAGGCAGAAGTGCAATGGACCAAAACCACCGATCCGGTCAATCAACCCAAATTGAGTCTGGGCGCGAAAAGCCAGCGCGATGGCCGTAGCGGACAGGATATCGAGAGTGTCGGTGTCGGCGTGGTGATGCTGTTTGGTGGCGAAGCCTACAATGCCCCGGAAATCGCCAAGGTCAACCTGGAGCTGAACAACGCCAAGGCCACGCGCGAACATCTGTATCGGCAATTGGAGAAAAACCTGCACGAGGCCGAGCATGCGCTGGAAGTGACGAAGGCGGAGCTGGCGATTGCCAACGAATTGAAACAAATCGCCGAAACCCATCTGAAAATGACTGAAATCAGCTTTTCGGCAGGCGAAATCAATCTATTGGACTTATTGAAAATTCAGGCCCGCAGCCTGGAAGCGATCCGTAACGCCAAACTGCAGGAAGCGAAATTGCAGCGCAATATCGCCTTTTACAATCAGGCGGTGGGAGTGCAGCCATGA
- a CDS encoding Tim44 domain-containing protein has translation MNRKIGTLATLFMALALLLGSVHEVQAKRMGGGKSFGSKPSYSAPYQRSTTPGGATSQPTRSASQQQAAAQNQAARQSWAGRGGLMGLLGGLALGGLLGSRFFGGAFENLNLMDILVFAGIAYLLYRLFAAKARQQPAASGAFGQGPQQPEPQNYYRENQQQTTGPAGFDTDVLFKKGRTAGASNHDYQQPASFDASNLPAGFDQRAFLSGAESAYRHLQAAWDNRDLAEIRGLTTDKVFVEIQEQLRASTAANKTEVLKLSSELLDVREVGAELEAVVLFDSVMREDDAQAEQVREVWHFIKPKNSAQTRWYLDGIQQLED, from the coding sequence ATGAACAGAAAAATCGGTACTCTGGCAACCTTATTCATGGCCCTGGCCTTGCTGCTGGGCAGTGTTCACGAAGTACAAGCCAAACGTATGGGTGGCGGTAAATCGTTCGGCAGCAAGCCCAGTTACAGCGCACCCTATCAGCGTTCGACCACACCAGGCGGCGCTACTAGCCAACCCACCCGCTCGGCCAGCCAACAACAAGCGGCCGCTCAAAATCAAGCGGCACGGCAAAGCTGGGCCGGCCGTGGCGGCCTGATGGGCTTACTGGGCGGTCTGGCCTTGGGCGGATTATTAGGTTCGCGGTTCTTCGGCGGCGCTTTCGAAAATTTGAATCTGATGGACATCCTGGTGTTTGCCGGCATCGCCTATCTGCTGTACCGGCTGTTTGCCGCCAAGGCTCGCCAACAACCCGCCGCCAGCGGCGCGTTCGGCCAAGGTCCCCAACAACCGGAGCCGCAAAATTATTACCGGGAAAATCAGCAACAAACCACCGGTCCCGCCGGTTTCGATACCGATGTTCTGTTCAAAAAAGGCAGAACGGCCGGTGCGAGCAACCACGATTATCAACAGCCGGCTAGTTTCGACGCGAGCAATCTGCCGGCGGGTTTCGATCAACGCGCCTTTTTAAGCGGCGCCGAAAGTGCTTACCGCCACCTGCAAGCCGCCTGGGACAACCGCGACTTAGCCGAGATTCGCGGCTTGACCACCGACAAAGTATTCGTGGAAATTCAAGAACAATTGCGCGCGTCGACCGCCGCTAACAAAACCGAAGTGTTGAAACTGTCCTCCGAATTATTGGACGTGCGCGAAGTCGGCGCCGAACTGGAAGCCGTGGTGCTGTTCGATAGCGTCATGCGCGAAGACGACGCTCAAGCCGAACAAGTGCGGGAAGTCTGGCATTTCATCAAACCGAAAAACAGCGCGCAAACCCGCTGGTATCTGGACGGCATTCAACAACTGGAAGATTAA
- a CDS encoding class I SAM-dependent methyltransferase: MSADSNTIRQRYDRLAPWFDGLEGFLEGLLFRSLRKKLWAQAAGPHILEVGVGTGKNFPFYPDDARITAIDFSPKMLAMAQRKQQRKQIAVDLALMDVQSLDYADNSFDTVIGSFLFCSVPKPRKGLKELYRVCKPGGQVLLLEHVLSSNKAVAALMNLLNPLVVNTLGANINRQTLKSVQACPFQKIFVDPASSDMIKLIRAIK, from the coding sequence GTGTCGGCGGACAGCAATACCATCAGGCAGCGCTACGACCGTCTGGCCCCGTGGTTCGACGGCCTGGAGGGCTTTCTGGAGGGCTTGCTGTTCCGCAGTTTGCGCAAAAAACTCTGGGCTCAGGCTGCCGGCCCCCATATTCTGGAAGTCGGGGTGGGAACCGGGAAAAACTTCCCGTTCTACCCGGACGACGCTCGCATTACCGCGATCGATTTCAGCCCGAAAATGCTGGCAATGGCGCAACGTAAACAACAGCGCAAACAGATCGCCGTCGATCTGGCGCTGATGGATGTGCAGTCCTTGGATTACGCCGACAACAGTTTCGATACCGTGATCGGTAGTTTCTTATTCTGCTCGGTACCGAAACCGAGAAAAGGCCTGAAGGAACTATATCGGGTCTGCAAACCCGGCGGACAAGTCCTGTTGCTGGAACATGTATTAAGTTCAAACAAAGCCGTCGCGGCATTGATGAATTTGCTGAATCCGCTGGTCGTCAATACCTTGGGCGCCAACATCAATCGGCAAACCTTGAAAAGCGTACAAGCCTGTCCGTTTCAAAAAATATTCGTGGATCCGGCCAGCAGCGACATGATCAAGTTGATTCGGGCCATCAAGTAA
- a CDS encoding IS630 family transposase, whose amino-acid sequence MKCKRDSDGREIDHHTLQVMRQQAVKAVKNGQTAASVAAAMGVNIRTVFRWLSDFATGGQNALLAKKITGRPPLVTPDEMRWIAETVRDKTPWQMKLEFGLWTLSLIGEVIYRQFGKRLTAPSVGRIMRLLGFTPQKPLYRAWQQDPVLVEKWQSEEFPALKAEAKRTGAVIYFADEAGVRSDFHAGTTWAPVGRTPTVKTTGRRYGLNLISAVSARGDFRFMVQEGNVTADVFVEFLKRLLRGAEQPIILVVDGHPIHKAKIVKTFVEQQQGRLQLAFLPPYAPQLNPDEQVWGYIKPRVAKQMPENKIELKKLVQSAMHHLQKLPHVVKSFFRHPECQYAG is encoded by the coding sequence ATGAAATGTAAACGAGATTCAGACGGCCGGGAAATTGATCACCATACTCTGCAAGTGATGCGACAGCAGGCGGTCAAAGCGGTGAAAAATGGGCAGACGGCGGCCAGTGTGGCGGCAGCGATGGGCGTCAACATTCGCACGGTGTTTCGGTGGTTGTCCGACTTTGCAACCGGCGGTCAAAATGCCCTGCTGGCCAAGAAGATTACGGGCCGCCCACCGCTGGTGACGCCCGACGAAATGCGCTGGATCGCCGAGACCGTGCGGGACAAAACACCCTGGCAAATGAAATTGGAGTTTGGCTTGTGGACCTTGTCGCTCATCGGGGAAGTCATCTATCGCCAGTTTGGCAAACGCCTGACCGCGCCGAGTGTGGGACGGATCATGCGGTTGCTGGGTTTTACGCCGCAAAAGCCCTTGTATCGGGCTTGGCAGCAGGACCCGGTCTTGGTGGAAAAATGGCAGTCGGAGGAGTTTCCTGCCTTGAAAGCCGAAGCCAAACGCACGGGTGCAGTGATTTATTTTGCCGACGAAGCCGGCGTGCGCTCCGACTTTCATGCTGGCACCACCTGGGCGCCAGTCGGTCGGACGCCGACCGTGAAGACAACCGGGCGACGATATGGTTTGAATCTGATCTCTGCGGTCAGTGCGCGGGGCGATTTTCGCTTCATGGTCCAGGAAGGCAACGTCACCGCCGACGTGTTTGTCGAATTCTTGAAACGCCTGCTGCGTGGCGCTGAACAGCCGATCATACTGGTCGTCGATGGCCATCCGATTCACAAGGCTAAGATCGTTAAAACGTTTGTGGAGCAACAGCAAGGCCGGTTGCAGTTGGCCTTTCTGCCGCCATATGCGCCACAACTGAATCCGGACGAACAAGTGTGGGGTTATATCAAACCACGCGTGGCCAAGCAGATGCCGGAAAATAAAATCGAATTAAAGAAACTCGTTCAATCTGCCATGCATCACTTACAGAAACTCCCACATGTCGTGAAATCTTTTTTCAGACACCCAGAATGTCAATATGCAGGTTAG
- a CDS encoding TonB-dependent receptor plug domain-containing protein, which yields MADDSLADLKALSLQELSASTVSIASKSQQPISETPSAVFVISHEEIRRSGMQSIPELLRKVPGLEVARVDANQWAISSRGFNGIYANKLLVMMDGRTVYDPLNSGVYWNEQDYPLEDIDRIEVIRGPGATLWGSNAVNGVINIVTRSSQESQGLLLSGGTGKEEPGFGTFRYGGQLNPDFHYRVYGKYNHREDFHFGNGEKANDSLDMGRAGFRGDWAPDARKNLIVQGDYFNGDMQQSLSNIDTTMPISADNTKKYGGNVLLRWQQTLDNDSRLQIRSYFDHAVRNQSRLDYRRSTFDFDLQHNFRWQDHNLTWGTGYRYNSDLLAQKVALLHFDPTQRDVHLFNVFAQDEWRFFADDLRLIYGSKVEHNDFTGFEIQPSARLLWIPSQQHSVWGAVSRAVRVPARVDHDLNVLFNVAPDTTANVLGDDNFDSETAITYELGYRFFPSDAFNIDTTLFYSDYGRLSTTEPQSPIVSGQDTTIPFLIANKAKGETYGWETAVNWRASENWRLQGSYSLFGIALHRRDGSLDTAAEVAEGNSARNRVNLSSYLNLPHQLEFDAHWYYTDRLLNQVSAYHRLDLRLGWQPNLHFELAVGAQNLLDNRHLEFSPYLDNAVISSEFERNYYIKATVRY from the coding sequence GTGGCAGACGACTCGCTCGCCGATCTCAAAGCCCTGTCGCTACAGGAATTAAGCGCCAGCACGGTTTCCATCGCCTCAAAAAGTCAACAACCGATCAGCGAAACGCCTTCGGCGGTGTTCGTCATCAGCCACGAAGAAATCAGGCGATCCGGGATGCAGTCGATACCGGAACTGTTGCGCAAAGTCCCCGGACTGGAAGTCGCTAGAGTCGATGCCAATCAATGGGCGATCAGTAGCCGCGGCTTTAACGGTATATATGCCAATAAACTGTTAGTGATGATGGACGGTCGTACCGTTTACGACCCTTTGAACTCCGGGGTGTACTGGAACGAACAGGATTATCCGCTGGAAGATATCGACCGTATCGAGGTAATTCGCGGTCCGGGCGCGACTTTATGGGGCTCGAACGCCGTCAACGGCGTCATCAACATCGTCACCCGCTCCTCTCAGGAATCACAAGGCCTATTGCTATCGGGCGGCACCGGCAAGGAAGAGCCGGGATTCGGCACCTTTCGCTATGGCGGCCAGCTCAATCCGGATTTTCATTATCGGGTTTACGGCAAATACAATCATCGCGAGGATTTCCACTTCGGCAACGGCGAAAAAGCCAATGACAGCCTGGACATGGGCCGCGCCGGCTTTCGTGGAGACTGGGCGCCCGACGCCCGCAAAAATTTGATCGTACAGGGCGATTATTTCAACGGCGACATGCAGCAATCCCTGAGTAATATCGACACAACGATGCCGATAAGCGCCGATAATACCAAGAAATACGGCGGCAACGTGTTGCTGCGTTGGCAGCAAACCCTGGATAACGATAGCCGTTTGCAAATCCGCAGTTATTTCGACCACGCCGTCAGAAACCAAAGTCGGCTGGATTATCGGCGCAGTACTTTCGATTTCGATCTACAGCACAATTTCCGTTGGCAAGACCATAACCTGACCTGGGGCACAGGTTACCGCTACAACTCCGATCTGCTAGCACAAAAAGTCGCCTTGCTACATTTCGATCCGACGCAACGCGATGTGCATTTGTTCAACGTCTTCGCTCAGGACGAATGGCGCTTTTTCGCTGACGATCTGCGCCTGATTTACGGCAGCAAAGTCGAACATAACGATTTCACCGGTTTCGAAATTCAACCTTCGGCGCGGCTATTGTGGATACCTAGTCAACAGCACAGCGTGTGGGGAGCGGTATCCAGAGCAGTGCGGGTACCGGCCCGGGTCGATCACGACCTTAATGTGCTATTCAACGTAGCGCCCGACACTACCGCTAACGTATTGGGCGACGACAATTTCGACTCGGAAACCGCCATCACCTATGAACTGGGCTATCGCTTTTTCCCCAGCGATGCCTTTAATATTGATACCACGCTGTTTTATAGTGATTATGGCCGACTCAGTACCACAGAACCCCAGTCGCCAATAGTATCGGGCCAAGATACCACTATCCCGTTTTTGATTGCCAACAAAGCCAAGGGCGAAACCTATGGCTGGGAAACGGCTGTGAACTGGCGAGCATCCGAGAATTGGCGCTTGCAAGGCAGTTACAGCCTGTTTGGAATAGCCTTGCATCGGCGCGACGGCAGTCTCGATACTGCCGCCGAGGTGGCCGAAGGCAATAGTGCCAGAAATCGCGTCAATCTGAGCTCCTATCTTAACTTGCCACATCAGTTGGAATTCGACGCGCACTGGTATTACACCGATCGTTTGCTCAATCAAGTGTCAGCCTATCACCGCCTCGACTTGCGCCTGGGTTGGCAGCCGAACCTGCATTTCGAACTTGCGGTGGGCGCGCAAAATTTGCTGGACAATAGGCACCTCGAATTTAGTCCCTATCTCGATAACGCCGTCATCAGCAGCGAATTTGAACGCAATTACTACATTAAAGCCACGGTGCGTTATTAA
- a CDS encoding YfiR family protein: MWHRSLFSKVVAKTGWVYRYLLSMLLCCLVLVNPSRANEQRFNETELKAAYLYNFAYFVTWPETNRDFLFCSYANSPVTTILARLIVGERVHDRAIQLLIDPVPAQLHECHVIYIPAQQERILAATLEFVRAFPVLTVSDTADFEDRGGMIRLATEDMRIQPVIRLKNVTRSGLGISSKLLRSSRVIE; the protein is encoded by the coding sequence ATGTGGCATCGAAGTTTGTTCAGCAAAGTCGTGGCAAAAACCGGTTGGGTTTATCGGTATTTGCTCTCGATGCTGCTATGTTGCCTGGTTCTAGTCAATCCCAGCAGAGCAAATGAACAACGTTTTAACGAAACGGAACTTAAAGCGGCATATCTATATAATTTTGCTTACTTTGTTACCTGGCCCGAAACCAATAGGGATTTTCTGTTTTGCAGTTATGCCAATTCACCGGTAACCACCATATTGGCTCGGCTTATCGTAGGCGAGCGGGTACATGATAGGGCTATTCAACTACTGATCGATCCTGTCCCGGCACAATTACACGAATGTCATGTCATTTATATTCCCGCGCAGCAGGAGAGGATACTGGCCGCGACGCTGGAGTTCGTTCGCGCTTTTCCGGTGCTGACCGTCAGCGATACCGCCGATTTCGAAGACCGTGGCGGCATGATCCGTCTAGCGACCGAAGATATGCGGATTCAACCGGTGATTCGGCTGAAAAATGTGACGCGCAGTGGATTGGGGATTAGCTCCAAGCTGCTGCGTAGTTCTCGGGTAATCGAGTAA
- a CDS encoding ATP-binding protein: MSLIAAYQHASIRQKILAIALTTAFISAVFTLLFFLASDYSHQKQRLLDQSRVLSKILANNVSAAIIYHDSTTAQEILAALKEKDDVIGAYIFTADHQLFANYQSQLPNNQAILQTIGQHNGDFWQQFPTNQPNNHDDHIFHADSLDLVVPITIDQRLIGFLAMHLSLAELLHNFQYTTLEALAAMLLAMLIAMLLARWLGYKISKPLLHLTSNIEQISQNDAFSTRLTVDTYDETGILIKTFNSMLDRIEQHERNKNALIVNLSHAKLEAERASYAKSEFLSRMSHELRTPLNAIIGFSQLLESDVHNPLNEDQKDSANHILGAGLHLLDLISELLDLSAVESGKLALCIDKVDCRSVIEESLDLVRHQARDRGIDIHCQLPKQRFSVYADRLRLKQCLLNLLSNAIKYNRPNGEATVLVEQRDRQVHITIRDSGIGIAPEQFAMLFQPFTRFHQDQEVIEGTGIGLLITKHMIELMKGSLKVSSQVGQGSEFTIILEQAHPMTGIARAGSTRQTSNQSAPIAESGSQLPIDTNLS; this comes from the coding sequence ATGTCCTTGATTGCCGCCTACCAGCACGCGTCAATTCGACAAAAAATTTTGGCCATCGCGTTAACGACCGCTTTCATCAGTGCCGTATTCACCCTGCTGTTTTTTCTAGCCAGCGATTATAGTCATCAAAAACAAAGACTTCTGGACCAGAGCCGGGTGTTGTCGAAAATTCTAGCCAACAATGTTTCCGCCGCCATTATTTACCACGATTCGACTACCGCTCAGGAAATTCTAGCGGCACTCAAGGAAAAAGACGATGTCATCGGCGCTTACATTTTTACCGCCGATCACCAGCTATTTGCCAATTATCAAAGCCAATTACCGAACAATCAGGCTATTTTGCAAACCATAGGCCAACACAACGGCGATTTCTGGCAACAGTTTCCCACCAACCAACCTAACAATCACGACGATCACATTTTTCATGCCGACTCTCTCGACCTGGTCGTACCCATCACCATCGACCAGCGGCTGATCGGCTTCTTAGCCATGCATCTGTCCCTGGCGGAATTGCTACACAACTTTCAATACACCACATTGGAAGCCTTAGCCGCGATGTTGTTAGCCATGCTGATCGCGATGCTGCTCGCCCGTTGGCTGGGATATAAAATCAGTAAGCCTTTATTGCACTTAACGTCCAACATCGAACAAATTAGCCAGAACGACGCGTTTAGTACTAGGTTAACGGTAGACACATACGACGAAACCGGGATTCTGATCAAAACCTTTAACAGCATGCTGGATCGCATAGAACAGCATGAGCGTAATAAAAACGCCTTGATCGTTAATTTATCGCATGCCAAATTAGAAGCGGAAAGAGCCAGCTACGCCAAATCGGAATTTTTGTCGCGGATGAGTCATGAGTTGCGGACGCCGTTAAACGCCATCATCGGTTTTAGTCAATTGCTGGAATCCGATGTACATAACCCGTTAAACGAGGATCAAAAAGACTCGGCCAATCACATTCTCGGCGCCGGCTTGCATTTACTGGATTTGATCAGCGAATTGCTGGACCTAAGCGCGGTGGAAAGCGGCAAGTTGGCTCTCTGCATTGATAAGGTCGATTGCCGAAGCGTCATTGAGGAATCTTTGGATTTGGTGCGTCATCAGGCCCGAGATCGCGGCATTGACATCCACTGCCAATTGCCGAAACAACGTTTTTCGGTTTATGCCGATCGCTTACGCTTGAAGCAATGCCTGCTGAACCTGCTATCCAATGCCATCAAATATAACCGACCAAACGGTGAAGCGACGGTCTTGGTCGAACAGCGAGACCGGCAAGTTCACATTACCATCCGGGATAGCGGTATCGGCATCGCCCCCGAACAGTTTGCGATGCTATTCCAGCCGTTTACCCGATTTCATCAGGATCAGGAAGTTATCGAAGGTACCGGAATCGGTTTATTGATTACCAAGCATATGATCGAACTAATGAAAGGTTCGCTGAAAGTCAGTAGCCAGGTCGGCCAGGGCAGCGAATTTACGATTATCCTTGAACAAGCCCATCCCATGACTGGCATTGCCAGGGCAGGGTCTACTCGGCAAACATCGAATCAATCCGCTCCGATTGCCGAAAGCGGCTCCCAATTGCCGATCGATACAAACCTGTCTTAA
- the phoU gene encoding phosphate signaling complex protein PhoU, with amino-acid sequence MDNSKIKQHISRQFNEEMEDIRNKVLAMGGLVEQQVDLATKAFMGYDMEDAEKVVQQDHQVNEMEKDIDHECTEIMAKRQPAAYDLRMLIATIKIITDLERIGDEAARIAKMTMRLEGADYYQDKYYEIEHLLNLVKDMLNGALDAYARNDVEEVVAITEQDSKVDREYTSITRQLITQMMENPRNITRALDMLWAARALERIGDHACNVCEQVIYMVKGKDVRHLSREELERTVNSIR; translated from the coding sequence ATGGATAACAGCAAAATCAAACAACACATTTCCCGTCAATTTAACGAGGAGATGGAAGACATCCGCAACAAGGTGTTGGCCATGGGCGGCTTGGTCGAACAGCAAGTCGATTTGGCGACCAAGGCGTTCATGGGCTACGACATGGAAGATGCCGAGAAAGTCGTGCAACAAGACCATCAAGTCAACGAAATGGAAAAGGATATCGATCACGAATGCACCGAAATCATGGCCAAACGCCAACCGGCGGCCTACGATTTACGGATGCTGATCGCCACGATCAAGATCATCACCGACCTGGAGCGGATCGGTGACGAAGCGGCGCGCATCGCCAAGATGACCATGCGTCTGGAAGGTGCTGACTATTATCAGGACAAATATTACGAAATCGAACATTTGCTGAATCTGGTCAAGGACATGCTGAACGGCGCCTTGGATGCCTATGCCAGAAACGACGTCGAGGAAGTGGTGGCGATTACCGAACAAGATTCCAAGGTGGATCGCGAATATACCAGCATCACTCGGCAATTAATCACGCAGATGATGGAAAATCCGCGCAACATTACTCGGGCGCTGGATATGTTGTGGGCGGCTCGTGCGTTGGAACGGATTGGCGACCATGCCTGCAATGTTTGTGAGCAGGTAATTTACATGGTGAAAGGCAAGGATGTGCGCCATCTAAGTCGCGAAGAACTGGAACGCACCGTCAATTCCATCCGCTAA
- the pstB gene encoding phosphate ABC transporter ATP-binding protein PstB: MTTAQKISHAIDINALNREERAVSGEIETCIKVENLDLFYGQKQALHNVNMEMPRKRVTAYIGPSGCGKSTLLRCINRMNDLVDGVTIKGKILLDGEDIYDKSVNVAALRRRVGMVFQKPNPFPKTIYENVAYGLRIQGINDRRILDEVVEKSLRGAALWDEMKDRLNDNALGMSGGQQQRLVIARAIAIEPEVILLDEPASALDPISTLKIEELINELKEKYTIVIVTHNMQQAARVSDYTAFMYMGELIEFGETSELFTNPAKKQTEDYITGRYG, translated from the coding sequence ATGACAACAGCACAAAAAATCAGCCACGCCATTGATATCAATGCGTTGAATAGAGAAGAGCGAGCCGTTTCCGGCGAGATCGAAACCTGTATCAAAGTCGAAAACCTGGATTTGTTTTATGGACAAAAACAGGCTTTGCATAACGTCAATATGGAAATGCCGCGCAAGCGGGTGACCGCTTATATCGGTCCCAGCGGCTGCGGCAAATCGACTCTGCTGCGCTGCATCAACCGGATGAACGATCTGGTCGACGGCGTCACTATTAAAGGCAAGATTCTGCTGGATGGCGAAGATATTTACGATAAATCGGTCAATGTTGCGGCCTTGCGCCGGCGGGTGGGCATGGTGTTTCAAAAACCCAATCCGTTTCCGAAAACCATTTACGAAAACGTGGCTTATGGCTTGCGTATTCAGGGTATCAACGACAGGCGTATACTCGACGAAGTCGTCGAAAAGTCCCTACGCGGTGCGGCGCTGTGGGACGAAATGAAGGACCGCTTGAACGACAATGCCTTGGGCATGTCTGGTGGTCAGCAGCAGCGGCTGGTAATTGCTCGGGCGATCGCCATCGAGCCGGAAGTGATCCTGTTGGACGAACCAGCCTCGGCGCTGGACCCGATTTCCACGTTGAAAATCGAAGAATTGATCAACGAACTCAAAGAAAAATATACGATCGTGATCGTCACCCATAACATGCAGCAGGCGGCGCGGGTGTCTGATTACACCGCTTTCATGTACATGGGCGAATTAATCGAATTTGGTGAAACCAGCGAGTTGTTTACCAATCCAGCGAAAAAACAAACAGAAGATTACATTACCGGTAGGTACGGCTAG